The genome window GACCTGACAAACTATTACTGAAAGATAATGTAAAATTCAGACAGACGTAAAATTcactagttttaagttttaatagacaactttgcattacttataactcccgtttaaaatgttcatgaggcaaaagtaattttaaactcatgtaaatttaaggtatttcatacagtttgttcaatgttatctgactcttcagatttgaatgaaaggcagaatgtgtttttagagttgttcacatctgcctgagtgactcatatttggttattttgtcatttgaaaaagacaattgcgacaatgaaatttgttttataactgtgtatttgcatgacatttttgtcgtTAAAAAGtgtccgaaaaaactattggcccccgggccccttcactttatcaaatctggccctccttgcaaaaagtttggacacccctgtttTAAAGCATGAAGCTAAGTGTTGGCAACCATTTGATGAAACCTGAACAGAAATAAAACTGATTAAAATTGAGcagttacattttttaaactacTCAGAATTATTACAAAGGAAAGTCATTCAAGTTGCGTTTCAGCCATTTATTAAATCTTATTCAGCAACAAATCAGCAAGCCGATTCTGGAAGAAAGAAAggcaaattaaataaatgaatattgaAGGGTCCATGTGCATCTTTTACCTCACAAGATCTTTGTCGACAGTCTCTGGGAGGGAACGTAGGGATAGGCGACCCTTTGGGTGTAATGCATTTGGGACAATTCCTTTCGCTCTTGTTCATAGCCGTTGCGGTTGCGAACGATGTAAGTCGGGACCTCCATCTTGCCCTCAATCTCCATGTCGCCAGCAGCATCATCAACTTCTTCGTTGTGCTGCTCCTCATCAAAATAATCGCCGGGGAACTCGTCAAACACCCAAGGGGCACCAGGGATCTCTGACAAGTGGCCCGAACCTTTGCTAGGGTGGCTTGGGTCGGAAGAGCTCGACTGGTGGACGTTCCAGGTGGAGACACCGGCGGCGGGGTCTGAACCTTCAAGTTGAGAAGTGCCGTGGTGGTCAGGGTCCACACGAGGGAAAAGCCGATGGCCTGCTGAATGCCAGTTAGAATCAGGATGAGCAGGCTGTCCTTTCACACCAGAGTCAGTGGGAAGTCTTGAGGGTTTGTAGCTGGAAGCATGATCTGGGACATGAGCTGACGGCACCCCGGTAGAAGCTGGCTTTCTCCCCCACTCGGTCACCttgccagcagcagcaccaccaggAATGACTGAGGGCTTGAAACTGGGTGACCAGTGGGAGGCTGAACCGTACGCGGGCCAACGGCCAGCGGGACCGCTTGCAGGCTGGCCCTTGCCAAAGAGAGGGCCGACTTGAACTTTCGTCAAAGGTGAGCCACCCGGATTGGCTTCcaggtgctggttcggtgtgGCGCCGCCACTTGGCTTGTAGCTGGAGGGGCCGGGAAACTTGAATGGGCTGGTTGCTGCCCATCTCGGCTGCTTCTGAGCAGTGTCAACTTGAACGCCACCAGTTGCAGGTGTCATATGGTCCGGGTGCCAGTTGCCACTTTGACTCTCTGCAAGTTGGCCCTTGCCAGGAGGAGAACCCACTTTGCTCCAACTGGGTTGAGCCTTTCTGCCGGAGCCTGTGGTGGGATGAAGAGCAGGTGAGGGTTTGTACCTCGGAGCTTGCTCAACTTTACTGGATGCTGACCAACGTTGATGAGATGCTTGCGGTCCTTCACCTAAGCCAGGACTCACTTCGGGAGCAGCTGGTGGAGTGAAGCCTTGGGCCCAAGTTGGGGGAAGATGGCCACCTTCATTCCATACTTGCTGCCCATGGACAGTGTCAACTTCAGCAGGAGAGTGTTCATAGCTAGGATGTTGTACATCAAGTGGACTGTATGCTGACCATCTTTGTTGAAAGTTAACACCTCGATGAGGTGCAAGCTGTCGTTCCCCTGTTCCAGGACTCACTCTGGGCGGAATCTTAGAAGTAGCTGGTGGATAGAAGACTTGCTTGTATATGGCCCAACTTTGGGGAAGGTTGCCACCTACATTCCATACTTGGCGCCGCTGGACAGAGTCTACTTCAGCAGGGGAGGGTTCGTAGATGGGATGTTCCTCTTCAAAtgggctggaggttgaccaaTAAGGTGTGCTAGGACTCACTTTGGTAGGAACCTCAGGAGAGAAGCCTTGGGCCCAAGTTGGGGGAAGATGGCCACCTTCATTCCATACTTGCTGCCCATGGCCAGAGTCAACTTCAGTGGTTGAGGGTTCGTAGCTGGGGTGTTCCTCAAATGGACTGTAGGCTGACCAGCTTTGTTGCACGTGGCCACCAGGACTCACTTTGACACCTTTGTTAGGAAACTCAGGAACAGCCGGTGGAGAGTAGCCTTGGGCCCAAGTTGGGGGAAGATGGCCACCTTCATTCCATACTTGCTGCCCATGGCCAGAGTCAACTTCAGCAGTTGAAGGTTCATAGATTGGATTTTGTTCAGAGCGACTGTACGCTGACCAACTTTGTTGCACGTGGCCACCAGGAGGAGATACCAGCTGCGTTATACCTGTGATAGGACTCAATTTGACACCTTTGGGAGGAATCTCGGGAGCAGCCGGTGAAGAATAGACTTGGGCCCAAGTTGGGGGAAGCTTGCCGGGTTTATAGCTAGGAGGTTTCACATCAAATCGGCTGTACTCTTGTTCTTCCCCTGCTCCAGGACTCACTTTGGGAGGAATCTCGGGAGCAGCCGGTGAAGAATAGACTTGGGCCCAAGTTGGGGGAAGATGGCCACCTTCATTCCATACTTGCTGCCCATGGCCAGAGTCAACTTCAGCAGTTGAAGGTTCATAGATTGGATTTTGTTCAAAGCGACTGTACGCTGACCAACTTTGTTGCACGTGGCCACCAGGAGGAGATACCAGCTGCGTTATACCTGTGATAGGACTCAATTTGACACCTTTGGGAGGAATCTCTGGAGCAGCCGGTGAAGAATAGACTTGGGCCCAAGTTGGGGGAAGCTTGCCGGGTTTATAGCTAGGAGGTTTCACATCAAATCGGCTGTACTCTTGTTCTTCCCCTGCTCCAGGACTCACTTTGGGAGGAATCTCGGGAGCAGCCGGTGAAGAATAGACTTGGGCCCAAGTTGGGGGAAGCTTGCCGGGTTTATAGCTAGGAGGTTTCACATCAAATCGGCTGTACTCTTGTTCTTCCCCTGTTCCAGGACTCACTTTGGGAGGAATCTCAGGAGCGGCCGATGGAGAGAAGACTTGAGTGTAGACAGCCCAACTTGGGGGAAGCTTCCCAGCTGCATTCCGTACTTGCTGCCCCTTGACAGTGTCAACTTGAGCAGGTGAGGGTTCGTGGATGGGACGTGGCTGGTCAAACGGGCTGGAGGCTGACCAACCTTTCTTGCCACCTGAAAAAACATGGTGGCCTTTCCCAGCAGGATTCTCAGGAGCTGTTGGCAATTCATAGTTGGAAGGGGGCTCATAGACCGGATTGAACAATGGCCAAGTTGGAGGCAGACTTCCGCTTGGAGTCAACGAGAGTTTCCCCATGACCGTGTCGACTTGGACTAAACCGGTTGCGGGTCGGTAGCCGGAAGGTTGCACATCACCCACTGCCCAGCTTTGTCGGTGGCCACCAGAATGAGCCACGTTGTCTCCCTTTCCGCTGACTGGACTCTCGGAAGCAGTTGGCGATTCAATGCTGGACGTTTGCTCGTACAAGGGCCAATTTTGGGGCAGGCCGCCACCCACAACAGATGCTGGCTGCCCTTTGGCCGTGTGGGAAGGAGTCCCTTTCTCGCCACCAGGAAGGACCACGGGAACAGTTGGAGCTTCATGGCCGGAGAGAGGCTCGTACTCCGAAAGGTATTCAGCCAAACTTGAGGGCAGGTTGCTACCTGGATACGCCGTTTGCCGGCCCTCCAAAGAGTCATCTTTGACCTGATGAGTTGAGGGCTTGGAGCCGGAAGGTTGTTCGTGGACCGGAGTGTACGATTCCCAACTGTGGTGGTGCTGGATACCTGGATGCTCTGCCATTGCCATGCTAGCTTGATGCCCAGCATTAGAGGGGATGACTTTGGACGTTTGAGCAGAAAGTGGCCATCTTGAACCTGAAAGCACAGGTTTGGCAAATTGGCTATCAGCATGAGCAGGAGCACTTGAGTGCTGGTTGGAGTTTCCTGCATAGGCCGCAAGATGCGCATCAGAGGTTGCCGGGCTGGACTGGGACCAGCTGCCAGATGTGGGCTCGGCAGATTGGCCCTTAGGGAACCCGTGAGAGTATGTTtgctgcaccgacatgagagaagggCGCAGGTCTTCAGGTGGCCCAGAATTGGACTTGAATGGAGGCCTGAGGGAGTCTGAgaagaaaaggggggggggggggggggggtcacaatGAGAAACTGCACTAAGTGTTGAAGTTAATGAAGCCACACAAAGTTGGATACTTACATTTTTGTTGCACTGGGACACTTGCAGCATTGCTAATTATCAGCAAGCAGATCCAAGAAAACCTGTGCAAGTAAAAACATGGCAAAGCTCAATAAACATTCCAATACAAGTCcggagagacaaaaaaaaaaaaaaaaaaaaaaaaaaaagagaaacatttgTTAATTCTGCCTTTTCCAACTTGATGTGCAGGTTGGACTGACTTGAAACAATATCACTCACATGCTTCTATGGGGCATGCAAAAATTCTTTTACAATTGAAGCAGACCAAGCGACAGCTGTGCCTGGCAAGTGAGCAAAGCATAAAAGTAGAAAAGTCGCTGCTGAAAGAAtggagtgagggagggagacagACGGCAGACAGACTGGCAGCGCGCTGCACTCGCCAAGTCAAGTTGAAGAGCGCGTGTTCAAAGTTTCGTTACCTTGCGGCGAGTCCGGGCCCCATGTTCGAAACCCAGGAGCGGTGGCTCTGCACGACAGCGTGGGTTGAAGCGTGTGCGTGAAGGAAGGACGCCTCGAGCTGCTTAAATGCTGCTCACGTCACTCATTAGCCGCTATTCGACGCACCTGTGCGTGACGTTACAATACGCAACCGCTGCAACGTCACTGATTGGAGGCGCGCATGCGCAGGGGCgtccgcaaaaaaaaaatgctaaacttgtttttgaaaatggcatgtttttaattaatatatatatatatacaatacgTAAATGGTGTTGGATTGAAGTGCTTCATTAACAATAAAATTCAAAAgtaatcatttaaaaagttgTAAGATACACTATACTTCAAAACATGCTTTCAAGTTTATGATATATAAATCGATAGAAATATATTGACATTTGATATCAAAACTGAATGATGTAATATGCAATCATTGAAAAGGTCTCAGTGCACAAAAAGTGCCAGCAAAAGTTCAGTAGCCCTGCAACTCAAATCTTCTCTTGATACAcgtgcggggggggggggtcaaaggtGAACTGTGGGCCTTCAGCTCTTTCCCTTTCATCTTTGGTGGGCTTTCATCATCTCGTGGCTGGATGTCGGAACGGCCCGCAGAATGCGTGCAACCACGCGCTGTCCTCACACAGCTGTTTGTTATTTGGGaagtcgtcatcatcatcaacgtGCATTTTGTCCTCTGACGCCACATTTGAATGCTAAAACA of Syngnathus acus chromosome 19, fSynAcu1.2, whole genome shotgun sequence contains these proteins:
- the LOC119138220 gene encoding adhesive plaque matrix protein-like, translated to MGPGLAARFSWICLLIISNAASVPVQQKYSLRPPFKSNSGPPEDLRPSLMSVQQTYSHGFPKGQSAEPTSGSWSQSSPATSDAHLAAYAGNSNQHSSAPAHADSQFAKPVLSGSRWPLSAQTSKVIPSNAGHQASMAMAEHPGIQHHHSWESYTPVHEQPSGSKPSTHQVKDDSLEGRQTAYPGSNLPSSLAEYLSEYEPLSGHEAPTVPVVLPGGEKGTPSHTAKGQPASVVGGGLPQNWPLYEQTSSIESPTASESPVSGKGDNVAHSGGHRQSWAVGDVQPSGYRPATGLVQVDTVMGKLSLTPSGSLPPTWPLFNPVYEPPSNYELPTAPENPAGKGHHVFSGGKKGWSASSPFDQPRPIHEPSPAQVDTVKGQQVRNAAGKLPPSWAVYTQVFSPSAAPEIPPKVSPGTGEEQEYSRFDVKPPSYKPGKLPPTWAQVYSSPAAPEIPPKVSPGAGEEQEYSRFDVKPPSYKPGKLPPTWAQVYSSPAAPEIPPKGVKLSPITGITQLVSPPGGHVQQSWSAYSRFEQNPIYEPSTAEVDSGHGQQVWNEGGHLPPTWAQVYSSPAAPEIPPKVSPGAGEEQEYSRFDVKPPSYKPGKLPPTWAQVYSSPAAPEIPPKGVKLSPITGITQLVSPPGGHVQQSWSAYSRSEQNPIYEPSTAEVDSGHGQQVWNEGGHLPPTWAQGYSPPAVPEFPNKGVKVSPGGHVQQSWSAYSPFEEHPSYEPSTTEVDSGHGQQVWNEGGHLPPTWAQGFSPEVPTKVSPSTPYWSTSSPFEEEHPIYEPSPAEVDSVQRRQVWNVGGNLPQSWAIYKQVFYPPATSKIPPRVSPGTGERQLAPHRGVNFQQRWSAYSPLDVQHPSYEHSPAEVDTVHGQQVWNEGGHLPPTWAQGFTPPAAPEVSPGLGEGPQASHQRWSASSKVEQAPRYKPSPALHPTTGSGRKAQPSWSKVGSPPGKGQLAESQSGNWHPDHMTPATGGVQVDTAQKQPRWAATSPFKFPGPSSYKPSGGATPNQHLEANPGGSPLTKVQVGPLFGKGQPASGPAGRWPAYGSASHWSPSFKPSVIPGGAAAGKVTEWGRKPASTGVPSAHVPDHASSYKPSRLPTDSGVKGQPAHPDSNWHSAGHRLFPRVDPDHHGTSQLEGSDPAAGVSTWNVHQSSSSDPSHPSKGSGHLSEIPGAPWVFDEFPGDYFDEEQHNEEVDDAAGDMEIEGKMEVPTYIVRNRNGYEQERKELSQMHYTQRVAYPYVPSQRLSTKIL